The nucleotide window GCAGCAACATCCACACAGGCTGAGGTTTAGGGGAGGGCTGCTTCTCCTGAATGTGGGGTGGTTTTGCATGTATTACTGCTTGTTATTTTAGTACTGTTTTTTCACACtgtactcctgtgtgtgtgtgtgtgtgtgtgtgcggtcgtgtgtgactgcttgtgtgtgtgtgtgtgtgtgtgtgtgtgtttgtgcctcagCAGAGTAGCACCATGGCAGAGCCGAACCAGAGGCCCCCGGCCAGGAAGATGTCCACTGCTGGGGACAGCCTGTACAAGGTGCTGGGACTGGAGAAGGGGGCTACCGCAGAGGACATCAAGAAGGCCtacaggtgaggagggagaaggaggggggaggagaggagggagtaagTGAGGAGCGAGcagaaggaggagtaggagggagaAGTTCCTCTACTGGTTCACAACAGGACAGTGTGGTCCCTGACACAAGAATGGGCCATTAGTCATAATCTGTTCAGGATTTAAAATCAGTGaacttttcatttgttttcttgactaacctcttttcccctccctccctccctccctccctccctccctccctccctccctccctccctccctccctccctccctccctccctccctccctccctccctccctccctccctccctccctccctccctctccaggaaaCTAGCATTGAAGTATCACCCAGACAAGAACCCAGACAACCCAGAGGCAGCAGAGAAGTTCAAGGAGATCAACAACGCCAACTCCATCCTGAACGACGACACCAAGAGGAAGATCTACGACGAGTACGGCTCCATGGGGCTCTACGTGTCCGAGCAGTTCGGGGAGGAGAGCGTCAAGTACTACTTCCTAATGTCCAAGTGGTGGTTCAAGGTTAgatcctgctgtctctctctgtcgctttctctctcgtctctgtctatctctctgtctctctctctgtctctctgtctttcgtacatttgcaaacgtagcgttatcagcgccatggccaacccgcagattgcgcacgctgtgatacttcagttcaCGTCGTATTGACgaaacctgcagttcatcgTGTAATCAGCGcttttctccgcccactatacactatactgtacattgcgagcatttaaacgcgcagtTGAATTGGGCCtccttctgtctttctatcatggatcagccaccaaagtctaAACAGCgaaaaaacaaagatttagtgataacgaaattgatgtgcttgttcatgaggtaacagcgaatttaaatattatacaaggccggTTCTTtctgtacataccgcggaatacataattaggcgcactttacgcatcacctcccatctctttatgagaaactcccactttccccttgaccctcccgtgaatccatatgcatgacacggaaaagcaaaatttgccattttcagttcccgcgacaggcttttacctcagtgcggcatgtttgtacatttcgCAATTgtaaattgcgaaacaaatacgcatGAAGTGGGCACAAAAGCGTACATGcggccctctgtctctctctctgtctctctctgtctctctctcctgtgtctctctctctgtctctctcccacccacgtccctccaccctcagccacgtccctcctcctccagcctggagtGAAACAcgtagcagacacacacaatagacCTGAGGAGGTGCAGCATCCAGAGAGGATGACGTTGTCTGGCCTTGACAAGCAGCAGTGTACAGCTAGAGGCTTATCAGAGACagctacagtacagcacagtgtAGCCACAGCTGCAGGTCTGCTCTAGACAGCTACAGGTCTGCTCTAGACAGCTACAGGTCTGCTCTAGACAGCGACAGGTCTGCTCTAGACAGCTTTAGGTCTGCTCTAGACAGCTTTAGGTCTGCTCTAGACAGCTACAGGTCTGCTCTAGACAGCGACAGGTCTGCTCTAGACAGCTTTAGGTCTGCTCTAGACAGCTTTAGGTCTGCTCTAGACAGCTACAGGTCTGCTCTAGACAGTGACAGGTCTGCTCTAGACAGCGACAGGTCTGCTCTAGACAGCTACAGGTCTGCTCTAGACAGCTACAGGTCTGCTCTAGACAGCTTTAGGTCTGCTCTAGACAGCTACAGGTCTGCTCTAGACAGCTGCAGGTCTGCTCTAGACAGCTGCAGGTCTGCTCTAGACAGCTACAGGTCTGCTCTAGACAGCTACAGGTCTGCTCTAGACAGCTACAGGTCTGCTCTAGACAGCTACAGGTCTGCTCTAGACAGCTACAGGTCTGCTCTAGACAGCTGCAGGTCTGCTCTAGACAGCTGCAGGTCTGCTCTAGACAGCTGCAGGTCTGCTCTAGACAGCTACAGGTCTGCTCTAGACAGCTAGCTCTGGGtgctcctggctgccctccTCTGGCAGTGCTGAGAAGCAGATCTAGATCcatgtgtggaggggagagggcagatgGCTGGTGTCTCCAGCTATGGCCCGCTGACTGCACATGGAAGGTGCGTACAGtattgtgtgtttggtgtgtttctgtgtgttaatgtgtgcgtgtaacgtgtgtgtgtgtgtgttgcagtcccTGGTGCTGTGCTGCACGGTGTTctcctgctgttgctgctgctgctgctgctgtttctgctGTGGGAAATGTAAACCTCCAGAAGACGATGAAAACTACCAGTACGTCGACCCTGAAGATCTGGAGGCTCAGATCAAGGCAGAACAAgacggaggtgagagaggagggggagggagaggaagagggagggagggagggagaggggaagggaggcagggaggcagagggggaggggcagagaggttgGAGGCATTTACAAGAAGGTAAAGAAGGGAGGAATGATGGAGGAGTTAGAGGGGTagtggatgatggaggagggcaagaaggtTTGTTTTTCGTCCTTgttccctccttttcctccccccccccctcctctcctggtgctccaccacccctcccccttttcctcctcctttccccctctcctcctccctcctctcctccagtaacAGGCCTGTCCACAGATGTCCTTTCTTCAGCCTGAGTACactctgtcacttcctgtcagggcaggagcaggaggggggggcagcagatggggccagccagtgtgtgtgtgcacacacacacatacacacattacatttcctTGTGTGTGGGCTCTCTAGCTAGATGACCCTACATgtaaggggggggagaagaggaggggcgaGCGGGatgatgggggggagaggaggagggatccaGTAACAGCATGTAGTCTCTGTGATCAGTATCGTTTCAGTGTGTCATCACACCATCCTGTAGAGGTAGGAAACTGAATGTACTGAGGACCATTGAtggtttgtctttctttctgtcacgcgtagtgtgtgtgtgtgtgtgtgtgtgtgtgtgtgtacacctgtgtgtgtttgagaggtcAGTGATACAGGCAGTTGCGTAACTGAGGGCTGGTTACCTTGGCAGCAGGGCAGACTACAGCTACATTGATCCGTTTTTCTTAACGTTTAAAAACACGAAGACGGTTTCTAACGTCCTGTAAAGCCCTCCGACAGGGGAACACCTGGTGTCTGAAAGCCCTTGCCCAGGAAAGCTGTGTGACCAGCTGTAGCACTGTGTCCTCTTGAGAAGCCAGCagccttcatcctcctcatcctcacccccagGCGATGTGGTGATAGTGGGGCAGCCGGTGCTCGGCCCGGCGGTGAGTCCTGGTTCTGCTCCGGAAAACCCTGCGGTGAGTCCTGGTTCTGCTCTGGAGAACCCTGCACCGAGTCCTGGTTCTGCTCTGGAGAACCCGGCTCTGCCCAGCGCCGGGACAGAGAACCCTGGGGAAACGCTCCCGG belongs to Osmerus mordax isolate fOsmMor3 chromosome 8, fOsmMor3.pri, whole genome shotgun sequence and includes:
- the dnajc5ga gene encoding dnaJ (Hsp40) homolog, subfamily C, member 5 gamma a; protein product: MAEPNQRPPARKMSTAGDSLYKVLGLEKGATAEDIKKAYRKLALKYHPDKNPDNPEAAEKFKEINNANSILNDDTKRKIYDEYGSMGLYVSEQFGEESVKYYFLMSKWWFKSLVLCCTVFSCCCCCCCCCFCCGKCKPPEDDENYQYVDPEDLEAQIKAEQDGGARGPIVIQPHSSTVPSEPSAPATSKPQP